From Plasmodium yoelii strain 17X genome assembly, chromosome: 11, a single genomic window includes:
- a CDS encoding PIR protein translates to MFDEVCDAINTIDQYFDEDTKKTREHTSGSLLNMLFSYDNCSNDDPKLTSEFIALLSLFNGIVSSENLDSDENLYSDKLVEYAILWLSYRLNQKAQNGTTTLNEFYTKDIERNSCYKENIGVKSGDKITKDVIKKQISSMNIDIKDISNFYDALKSLCNMYSELDENNNQCKTCLESAGEFFEKCEKIKNAFDINKGSSYLQLLSSLSSDYYKFKEKYNSLECSHRSPFVACPRSSVTKNILITIGIIFVAASILLGVSYKYSLFGFRKRFQKQKLREKLKK, encoded by the exons TGGAAGTTTATTAAATATGCTATTCTCTTATGATAACTGTAGTAATGATGACCCAAAACTTACCTCTGAGTTTATAGCATTgctatctttatttaatggTATTGTTAGTAGTGAGAATTTAGATAGTGATGAGAATTTATATAGTGATAAACTTGTTGAATAcgctattttatggttaagttatagaCTAAATCAAAAAGCACAAAATGGAACCACTACATTAAACGAGTTTTATACCAAAGATATAGAAAGAAATAGTTGTTATAAGGAGAATATAGGTGTTAAAAGTGGTGATAAGATTACAAAggatgttataaaaaaacaaataagcTCGATGAATAtagatattaaagatatatctaatttttatgatgcacttaaatcattatgtaacatgtataGTGAACTTGATGAAAACAATAACCAATGCAAGACATGTTTAGAAAGTGCTGgagaattttttgaaaaatgtgaaaaaattaaaaatgcttttgatattaataaaggaaGTTCTTATTTACAACTATTGTCTAGTTTATCAAgtgattattataaatttaaagagAAATATAATAGTCTTGAATGTAGTCATAGGTCACCATTTGTAGCTTGTCCACGAAGTTcagtaacaaaaaatatactaattACAATTggaattatatttgttgcagcatcaattttattgggagtttcttataag tattcgttatttggatttcggaaacgatttcaaaaacaaaaattaagagaaaagctaaaaaaataa